From the Lathyrus oleraceus cultivar Zhongwan6 chromosome 3, CAAS_Psat_ZW6_1.0, whole genome shotgun sequence genome, the window TATTCGCCTATACACATTCACAAAGATAACAGGTTAACTAACATGTACATTTATTTACGAGCATTATTCAATTTGCTCcttttttctctctcttttttttctgGTATGCAGTGCGGAACAAGAACTTTATTGCTCGACATAAACACGTACCAGATGAGGAACATCAGGAGCAACTTGACAAAAAGCTTTCATCTCTTCAACAGAACCTAGTGCGTCAATAAAGACAACATCAGCTCCAGCTTCAGCATATGCGTTTGACCTCCAAAGCGCTTCTTCAAGAGACACACCTTGTCGGGCATCGCTGCGGGCCACTATCACAATATCAGACCCGCTCTCAGTTCTAGCATCAACTGCAGCTTTAATCTTCATAACCGCCTCCTCTCTAGAAACCACTTTCCTCCCACGCGTGTGCCCACATGCTTTCGGCGCCACCTAATTTCCATCACATATATTAACAACACATTATGTAATAGCAATCAAATTTGATGTCACAAGATAAGCTCAAACTAGTTCATCCAAACAAACCCATAGACTAATTAGCTAAAAATCAGTCACTCACAATTGTAATTATAGATGATTTAAATTCCAGATCAATTATATTTTTGAACCATACAATTATagtaaatattttatattatttttgaACCATACAATTATAGTAGATAAGATGATAAATGCAAAAAAGAGAAAGTGAAAACAAAACGAAGTTActaattattaattaattagaGTTAATTACCTGATCTTCGAGAATGATTCCAGCAAAACCAGCAGCGATAAAACCCTTAACAGTTCTCTTAACATTCATGGCATTACCATAACCATTATCACCATCACCAATAACAGGAATATTAACAGATTGAGTAATGAGACGACCTTGATCGACGATTTCGCCGTAGGAGATGAAACCGGCGTCTGGAAGACCTAATCTGGTGGCGGAAATTGAGAAACCGCTTGTGATGCAGTATGAGAAACCGGCTGATTCGATGAGTTTGGCGCTGAGAGCGTCGAAGCAGGCGGGACCTTGATGGCAGCCGGGGGAAGACATGATTCGGCGGAGGACGGTGGCTGGTTGCTCCCGTGATTTCGCCATTTTTGCAGAGTGTTGGGTTTGGTTGCGTGTGCTTGACTGAGAGTTACTATACTAATAAGACAATAATAATTGTAAATGCATTAAAATAATAATGAATATAAATAATGATAGTTGTTTCgactttgtttttttttttaaagaatttATTTGATTATAAATAAGGTTATTTGAAATTTTACTCTCAGAATTTTTTCTTTAATTTCTATTTCACAatttcattattttattttaaattttgaaatattttCTCACAATTTTATCTCAATAGCATATTTGCAAATATATTTTacttaaattttaattttttgacTTCAAAATTAATATTGTTTAAGTTAAATAGTTGATAATCAATATAATTTTCAATAATCTATCTTCGATCTAATGTAAAATTAtcaaaattataatttttaaaattctCAATTTTCAACGACGTCAACAAACTCCGCCATATTTTTTCTTGTTATCAAATAACTCAAATATGTATCATAAACCTCAATAAATACTAATTGGATGAAGTTTTCTCGTGTTGAACCCAAAATAGCGATTGGATTTACGTATGAATGTCAAATTCCAGTTTTTTCAACTCAAGTTGGTATTGAAAATATTACATTTGAAAAAGAAGAAAGATGTTTCGTTAAAAAAATCTCAAGAGCTATTTACAAGGGATGAGGATGCACTTCTTATCCAATCATGGTTCAATGGTTCAAAGGATTCAATTGGGAAGTTTATCAAAAAGCCAATATTTTTTGTTAAGAATCGCTGCCAATTATAATCAATATCGTGGGCAGTCGCGAGAAAAACTATGAGGCCAATTAAAATTTCGATGGCATCGAATAAATATTTTGATTCAAAAATTTGTTAGGTGTTACAAACAAGTTGTTAATGGAAAGAAAAGTGGGATATGAGAGAAAGATATCTTGATCAATACACATGTTTTTTTGCTCATTGTGAGTGCAACTTTCCGTTAGATGTATTTTGTGTGATGTCAAAACTATGATACCTGAGTGTTTATGTACATTGGACGGTATCCTCTAAGTCTAGTTGTGCAGTTTAACATTATGAAGCATAACAACATGTTGGAAAGGGTTTAGAAAAGGTTCATGCATCAAAGAAAATGTTGCATGCATCAAAAACGAATTTTCATGTGAAAAACAACTATGTTCGACACATACGCTCTATAGGTAGACACATAGACAAAACTTTTCTCTACAGGACGACTCATCTGTTTTTCAGGTTGACTCATGTACTGCATTTTTAAACTCTGTATGCTCTGTTTGATGTGTCGCCTCTACAAGTCGACATATAAGTTATACAAGTCGACGCATGGCTTCTACAGGTCGACTCATGCAtcgtatgtgtcgacacatgatTTGCATAGATCGACATATAcattaaaaatcttgaaatttCGCATTATTTTAtattcattttgcatttttttgCTTCATACTTGCTTACATATATATACTTGATATAAACATCATTTCTAGTAAGGTTCTAGAGTAAACCTACATGAAACCgggatttcaaagcattctcatcatcttcaacctcactctatgcatacacacaaataaactacacataatcattctttgtttgggtgccatctagaattagggttgataacgtccaatttatgatttatttaattgcaaattgggttgagatctttgagggtttcaaataagaaaacgagttggggttttccttcaagatcgtTTAGGagtttgaaggttttggacaagattacaCAATTTGAATTCGATCGAGTGAAGACTTTGAAGAACAGAAGGTTCTTACAAAGGAGTAGCGTGAGGCGGTGGATCACTTTGGTAAATTTTAGATTACAACAATTCGCGATTTtgattcgatcgagtgaaagtTTTGAAGAACAAGGGGTTTCTTGCAAAGAAGTAATGTGGGACGGTGAATCAAATCGGCattgttgggttacttgatcaagctttGATCAAGGTAATATAAATCgtcagaatcaacatcaaacttagggtttgtggggTTGGATTGTTACATCTCTCTTGTATACAtacttttgcaaagtaaggttaatttcattatctcaattcgagttcgaattgagggcagacaTACCCATAACGGAATCGATTGGAGAATTGCCTAAACAAATCCCCGTGTactctctctctccctctctatctcttttattttccGTTTGCAAATTGTTGAATTCATCGATCGTGCGATCAATTCGTTTGGATAATATTTTTTATTACATTTTGAAAGAGGTGTTGTTGAGTTGATCAAAATCCTTTAGATTGTGATTGAATTTTAAGATCAACAAAACCACATAAATTTTCAAACAATATCGATTGCACATAAGGTGTTCAATTATTTGTCTAAATGGTTTTTTTGTGTTCGATCATTGAAAATAGTCTATCATTGTTGCTTTGTATTCAATTGGTTGTgattaattattatttttatcaATCTGTGATTCATTATCATACCGTGATTAtaattatgcatatatgagctttTAGATAGCGGGTTCAGTTAGACGATTCGATCCGGGTTAGTTCCATTTGCCATAAacttttcaaaactatttttgTTCTAGTTTTTAACTAGTGATCTATGCATCCCCCTTCTAGATCGAAGTCTACCGTCTAACACTCATGATGAATGTGCATCATTCAATCTTAAGTATGCATGGTGATTGTTAAAAGATGAAACTAAATGGATGAGAACATTGACTGATAAAAATATTAAAAAGGACAAAGAATTCTACTAATGTAGCATATACTTATCATCACCAATGGAGCGTCCAATGGATAACAAGCATAAAAAAGGAAGGGTAAGGCAAAGAAAAATACAAATGCAACTAAATCGCCTTATACTATTGTGCATGATACAATGAGTAAAAGAACAACAACAATGGAAAGATTAGCACAACTTAAGGAGGAAGAAAACATATTAAACAAGTACAAGATGGAGTTTAAAGGAATGCAATTCATCGTGTCATACACTTCTAGGATGATACTTGTAGTGATATATTTATGAGGACCCATAAGAAACGATGAGATCATATCACCCACAAGGGACGGAGGGATCAAAGCACCCACAAAGGGGATAACATCGCCCACGATACACCCCACTTGCCCAAGATAGGAAAATATGGGAAGCGAATGCAAAAAACGAGTCAAGACAATGACCCACATTTCCCTAGAAAATAATGATTCAATGGTCCACTACTATCACTAGGGTATGTGATTATTTTTTTCCGAGAAATCCTAAATCCAGGTTCATATACCTCTCTATAAATACCTCAATCTTAAAATTGAGATAAAAATATGGATACTCGCCAAAGAATACCCCTAAATACAGAATTTCTCACCCTGGTGAACTTGTTTTAACCTAACCTAACATAACTCCAAAACATGACTTCTCACCATGCATCAAtattttatttctctttttatTGTTTTCTAGACAATTCCATTATATCCGTTTAATGACAAAAGCATTATCTCACTAAGTAGGATTGACTACTTGGatcaaattttttcataataTTTTATCCAAAATCATATTTCTATCCAAATCGATGATCTGATATTTTTCTCTTTGAAAAATTAACAACATAATGACAAAAAAAAAAATTGACCACTGAAATTCATGCAAGTCTCACTAAATCATATGGATTCCATTttctattaattaaattagaCCTATTCCCACAATGACAAAACCAGCATAATTTTCAACTAAAATTAGTAGGCTGAAAAAGAATATAAAAGCAAAATGAGTGCTTCTTGCATTGCACTCTTGGAGGAGCATTGAACAATAACTAAGAATAACATGGACTTTCCCTGCATGGATCTCTAGGCCTATACTTTCTTTAAGCTACCCATGTTTTTGAGCTTCCAGCCACAGCTCCTTTGCTATGATTTGCTGAACTGGCTTCCTCGTCGCGACTGATTGCAAGAGGTTCTTCGACAGCATTTTGAGGTTGCTGATCCTCATCTCCGTAACCTCTgcaatacgattaaacacacacACGTGCATGTTTGGATGGTGAGTCCACTGTGATTTTAGCAAAAACTACACTTTAAAAATCCAGAGAATGAAAGTGCAACAATACATACATAGAGTAGATAATAATGCCGACAACAACAGCACCAAACGCCAGATAGTACATCCAATCAACCTACAAAGCATAATTAGCACTAGAGATGTTAGTAAATTAAAATTATGACTCATAATTAGTAGGAATTTTTCAGTGGAGGTTCCTGTCAGACCTTCTCATGGTAAGCGAAAATGCGAATTAAGACAGACCACATGTCTGATGTCAGAAGAGACAGATTTAGCATGGTAGAACCATTGATCTGTGACAAAAAAATATAACATAACACATTTAAAAATACTGGTTGGATATTTATACAACACTTTGATTTTTTCTACGCTAAACCAAGCTATATCGTTAGAATTGTTATAGTTCGAATCGGTACCTTAAGCAAAACCGGGACTAGCGAGTAAAACAAAAACATAGCCACTGAAAATCCAAAAAAAGGAAGTGCCTGTAATCAACATCAGAAGGCATCTTAGTTAAAGAGAAATTCTGTAAATTACACAATTTTAGTGAGAGAGTGATGAAGAGAACTTACTGCCCCGGCCGACCAATGAATAGATTTAAGTTCGTTGCGCTCAAGTACTGTTCTGTAGTAATAATCATTAAGGTTACaatatgaaaaagaaaataaaagtaaCAAAAAATGGCGATAGTCGTCATTATATAATCAACTTTTCAAGGATACATTTGAATGGCACTGATGATGCCACCAAAGAGACCTAACATTGCCATGAGCTCTTCTCGATCAGCATTTTTTACTAAAAATTCCTGCAATGGACAATAACATGAGGGAGACTATACACAATGAAACATAATAATGTTTTAATGTTAGAACGCCAGGATCAAAAATTACATGTATCGTTTTAGATTAATCAAACTTTCCAGTACTACTATCAGCTTACCTCACTGACATTACTGAATGCATACAAAGTAGCACCAGCGATAACAAGAATGTCCCCTTTACGAGGATTACTTCCACCTAAGATATGTGAATATGACATTATCAGACAAAAGATAGGATCAATCAATTTTTGCTAGTTGCATGATTTCCTAGAATAAAGATATCGAGAGTGCACTCGCACACACACGAGTTTTGAAGTATAGATATGAAGCCATTTACCTGCACGGTCACCTGCGTGAACATCTGAAAATACAACAAGAACAAGTCCAGCGATGCAAACAATTACACCGGTTATCTTTTTGTATCTATATTTTGTTTTCAAGAAAATCCATGTAAGAAGCATGACGCATGGAATGGACCAGCAGTCAAGTAGCATCACACTTGTAAGTGAGGTGTATTGATATGCCTTCACAACTGTTCACAAGGTGAAAATTGTTCCGTTAATCATTGAAAGTAAGACCGAAAAAATTCAATATAGAGCTATAGTTTGGATAAACTTTTTAACAATTTGAAATGACCTTGAATTTATTATGAGTTTATAACTAATAGCTTCTCTCGTATGTTGATCAGAGTAGTCAATCTTAGATAGCGGCGCAGAGCGGACGGCTCCAAAAGTGGGATAGCGTCTAGCGGGATGACCGCTATTTGATCATTTTTTTGGACAAATTACTTATAATAATTATAAACATATATTTAATATAAAATTAAACAAATAACTCAACCCATAAAATATTCATAAATCAAATAATGAAACAATGGAGCAGAGGGAGGGGACGACGACTAAGAGAAGAACGACGACAGAGGAAGAACGAAGTGCAGAGAGAGATGAGGGAGGAGTCTCAACTCAAATTTGATTGAAAGCCCAAAATTACCCTTAAAACGTTTTAAACTTAAGGAGTAATTTCAGTTTTTCAGAGGGAAAAAAAGATAGCAAACCAGAAACGCTTCGGCCGGGAACCGCCTCGCCCCGCTATCCTGCTATTTACCCTATAACGGCCGCTACAGTGTCCTGCACCGCTAAGGCTCTTCTCGTAGAGGTCGGCCTCCGCTATAGCGCCGCTATTGGCTACTCTAAAGTTGATTGAAATCAATTTATTCACTTCAACTTTTTTATAACAACTTCCTCAATTTTTTCAAAAACACCTAGCTTATCAGGTACTGTTGTTTTGCTCATAAAAAATACTTACCAAGAAAATTTGCTTCTACATCAACCAATCCAAGAAGTATATAATAGTACCATTTTGCCTGTATTAGAACCATACAAAATTGTCTTTAAATGGTTGACATAGCAGAAATAACATTAGCATCTAAGTTTGCAAATAATAAAATCCAGTCAAGAACTAGGCCATGTATGATGAACTAACTTATTTGAGTTTATCTACTGTCATAAACATTTAAGAGACTATTTGTGAGAGCTTATGAAATTGTTCATAAGTTGTTTTCAGCTTATTTTCATAATCTCTCCATGATTTCATAGCATATGAAAAATAGATATACATAAACACTTGTATCATAAACACTTATGTTCTAACTTATAAGCACTTATATTATAAGCAATTATCCAAACCAGGTCAGTTAGTATATAATATAACCTTGAGAGGTTGTCTTCTGTAGAGTAGAATACTTCCATAGACAATCACCAAGAACACATAATTTAGAAACGACTGTGAAGTTGGAGCATTAATTCCTACcataatcaaaatacaaatacaTACAAATTGTATTAGAAAAATCAATTAACAACAATTAAAAACATACAAATTCGAAATTTAAATTCAAAACAGAACAAAACCGCACTAAAAGAGAAGAAATCACCTTTTTTAGCTAATTCAGAAGAGGCGAAACCAGTTCCAGTAATAAGGAGAGAAAGAAACTGCCCTAATCCGAGACCAATTAGCGTCTTCTTCGTCCAATATTTCTTAAAATCCATCATCGTTCTCGTTCAAATTTTGCagaaacaaaaagaaaaatgGAATAATGAATGAATAAAAAGGAGAATGAATCAAAGAGTTGGTGTAAACGAATGAATGAATTTGATGATTGAAGAAAGTGTGTGTGAGAAGAGAAAGTGACAGAGAAAAAAAGAGTATAAGAATATTCTGATTGATTGTTATTATGTTGAGAGTTTGTTTCGGCCgtcaatttttttatttttaattcgTTTTCGTAATCATAATCATTTATAAACTCAGTGATTCGGTCAAACTCTTTTTTGCGCTTAGGTAGGTAAGCTAAGCTCTATTTCATAGgtctattttttttttttttagtttaagattttggcatttttttttattttactttatttttattGATTATTACATTTGTTTAAAATTTTGGCATCTATGTTTATATTATTTTTGTTGACGTAGTTTATGTATTTTTTccaattttatttttatttcctaaattttaaattttaaaatattaattaaatagATATTCTTCCTAATATAAGTTTTTTTAAAATTCAAAGTAAATTTTTATCACTTTgtaataaaaaaatttaattttattacAAATTCATTTAATTACTTTATTTGCTACAAATTTTGCTACTGGTTTTACTAAAATGGTTTAATAAAAAAAGTATGAATTTAaggtttaaaaatatttttgtctATATGATGACGGAACTTAAACGCAACTTGTGTAATGATATTTTTGTGAGAGTTTTAAATAAGGGTAATGTAGGAATCCTTGCCTTAAGTGGCATCGCCGGGGCGTTATCTttactgtcataccccgattttgctcctgaattttttatgtttgtttggcatgcttggcctaacctaactttggttttacatgaggattggttttgactcaaagtcatggtgttgtgattgtggatatAACTATGGTCTGGGacatttgaaaaaaaaaaaaaaaaaaaaaacaggtttcttgtgtttcaagccactttctagtcatgttattggttcatggatactatgccaaaaccctaaccttatggtcttatttcatggttttgttcatacacattatcagtcaagttatttttcttttcaaaagtcaaacattcaagtcatgactaaaccaattgtgaaaaccaacttcaaaccattttgttaatccatttcaatttatttcaattttatttcattacatttgattccatacaaaaaatacaaaatttggcatttttgaccaattgttgactttggtcaacaattgactttttggtcaactttgaccaaagtcaacccaaaatcCACAAACCCAAAATTTCACCCTAACCAataattcatttttcatttacaaagaaaatacaaaaaatgcatttttgaccatttgttgactttggtcaacggttgactttttggtcaactttgaccaaagtcaaccccCACTTGCTCTTGACTATCCAAACTTGGTCTGGCCCTTTGTTTCATTGTGTCATCCAATCTTCATGTTTGTTGATGATTTTTTCTTGTTTACTTCATTTGCAAGTAAGTCCCATTGAACAAACCAATTCAAAACTCCAAAACCATGAATTTTCAATGGTCATTCCTAACCTGTACCATTTTACAACAAAAAATCTGTTACCACACGATCCTAACACATAAGCCAACTCCAACGGCAAATGCAATCCAAACACAAACCAAGCATCCAAGGAAACGGCAACGCAGCCATGCCGTACAGAGTCGACGCGGTTCAGAACAACATATTCGGAAAGTCGTAGCAACAGTGAACTCCAGCACGAGCTTCTAAATCCAAACTGCAACAAACCATTCTGCAGCGGCTCAACCGTCGACGCGGACAACGGCATTAACCCTCGACGTTCCATCTGCAATGAGCTGAGATATTAAACCGACATCAATCAACCAAAACCGAATAACCGACATAAGTCAGTGGAGCTGGCGGCAACAAGCTCTTGGCAGTGGGAATGCATAGGTCCTCCGCCGCTTCTAAGATGTACAATAGGAGAAGAAAAGTCGCGGTGCAACCTCACCTTCGTCATCATAACTGTTGGTTTCGCAAGGACCTGCAGCAATAACATCCAACAATCCATCATCAAATCACAAACAACAATATCTTGCCTATGAAGTAGCGCAAACTAGACAACATGTTCAAGTGCATCCATTTCCTTCCTTGCTCGTGTTTGCTCAGAAGCCTAGTTGGGTGGTTTTTGGTGATCTTCTCTCAAGGTCTAATGAATATCTGGTCTGTGTTAGTGTTGTTGAGTCTCAATCATGGTTCAAACAGAGGAAATTGAAAAAAAAGGAGTACCTTACCTGCTACTGCAGTACTGGCCAAGTGGGACTTGGGACATCATGATCCTCATACCTGTTGCAAATCCACTAACCTTGCCATCATCAATAAACACTTAGACCAAAACAGTTTGCAGGGAGCCATTCATTTAAATCAATCATGATACATGAACTGGAATTTTACATAATAAACCTAAGACACATAACTGTAACATAGCCAATTCAACTGCCAACTGACCTTTGGTTTGCTTACTACATTGCTTTGAAATCTAAGCCAAATGCTAGCAGACTTGCAACCTAGGCAAAATCCCTCAGTGCACCAAGCTGTAATGGTATAATTGTCTTGGCTATCTTGGAATCATGAGGCAGGAGACAATGTGAGATTCAATTTTCCAATGGCATTCACAACAACAATGCTATCATGGAGCACA encodes:
- the LOC127128783 gene encoding uncharacterized protein LOC127128783; this translates as MAKSREQPATVLRRIMSSPGCHQGPACFDALSAKLIESAGFSYCITSGFSISATRLGLPDAGFISYGEIVDQGRLITQSVNIPVIGDGDNGYGNAMNVKRTVKGFIAAGFAGIILEDQVAPKACGHTRGRKVVSREEAVMKIKAAVDARTESGSDIVIVARSDARQGVSLEEALWRSNAYAEAGADVVFIDALGSVEEMKAFCQVAPDVPHLANMLEGGGKTPILNAQELDQVGYKLAVYPLSLMGVSIRAMQGALTAIKVGGIPPPESLPSFEEIKEIVGFNDYYKEEERYATTTDHQL
- the LOC127128784 gene encoding uncharacterized protein LOC127128784 translates to MMDFKKYWTKKTLIGLGLGQFLSLLITGTGFASSELAKKGINAPTSQSFLNYVFLVIVYGSILLYRRQPLKAKWYYYILLGLVDVEANFLVVKAYQYTSLTSVMLLDCWSIPCVMLLTWIFLKTKYRYKKITGVIVCIAGLVLVVFSDVHAGDRAGGSNPRKGDILVIAGATLYAFSNVSEEFLVKNADREELMAMLGLFGGIISAIQITVLERNELKSIHWSAGAALPFFGFSVAMFLFYSLVPVLLKINGSTMLNLSLLTSDMWSVLIRIFAYHEKVDWMYYLAFGAVVVGIIIYSIGYGDEDQQPQNAVEEPLAISRDEEASSANHSKGAVAGSSKTWVA